A single Filimonas effusa DNA region contains:
- the hisB gene encoding bifunctional histidinol-phosphatase/imidazoleglycerol-phosphate dehydratase HisB, which translates to MKRVLFIDRDGTIINEAPPTYQIDSWDKLEFYPGVFTYLSRIAAELDYELVMVSNQDGLGTEGYPESSFHPIQDFIMKSLVNEGIEFKAAFFDKTFAKDNRPTRKPNTGMLTAYIDNPEYDLANSFVIGDRITDVVLAKNLGSKAIWLNNDPELGAGELEKIAPPEGGWSACIALESTSWKDIYEFLKLGLRKVTHERNTNETKIRVELNLDGSGKANIDTGLGFFDHMLDQIARHGKMDLNIITKGDLHIDEHHTIEDTGLALGEAFALALADKRGMERYGFALPMDEAEAKVLIDFGGRNWIVWDAEFKREKIGEMPTEMFFHFFKSFSDAAKCNLNISCKGDNEHHKIEAIFKAFAKAIRMAVKRDPLSNHLPSTKGVL; encoded by the coding sequence ATGAAAAGAGTATTGTTTATAGACAGGGACGGAACGATCATCAACGAAGCGCCGCCTACCTACCAGATCGATAGCTGGGATAAACTCGAATTTTATCCGGGGGTTTTCACTTACCTCTCACGCATTGCAGCAGAGCTGGACTATGAACTGGTAATGGTTAGCAATCAGGATGGACTTGGTACCGAAGGGTATCCCGAATCAAGCTTCCATCCCATCCAGGACTTTATCATGAAAAGCCTGGTCAATGAAGGCATCGAATTCAAAGCAGCCTTCTTCGATAAAACCTTCGCAAAGGATAATAGGCCTACCCGTAAACCCAATACAGGCATGTTAACCGCTTATATTGATAACCCGGAATACGACCTTGCTAATTCTTTCGTAATAGGCGACCGTATCACCGATGTTGTGCTGGCAAAGAACCTGGGTAGTAAAGCCATTTGGTTGAACAACGATCCGGAACTGGGTGCCGGTGAACTGGAAAAAATAGCGCCGCCCGAAGGTGGATGGAGTGCCTGCATTGCATTGGAATCTACTTCCTGGAAAGACATATATGAGTTCCTGAAACTCGGCCTGCGTAAAGTGACCCACGAACGTAATACGAACGAAACGAAGATCAGGGTAGAACTCAATCTTGATGGCAGCGGTAAGGCAAACATCGACACCGGCCTGGGTTTCTTCGATCATATGCTCGATCAGATCGCACGTCACGGTAAAATGGATCTCAACATTATCACCAAAGGCGATCTGCATATCGATGAACACCATACCATCGAAGATACCGGTCTGGCCCTCGGCGAAGCCTTTGCCCTGGCCCTGGCCGATAAAAGAGGGATGGAACGGTACGGCTTTGCCCTGCCTATGGACGAAGCGGAGGCCAAAGTGCTGATCGACTTCGGTGGCCGTAACTGGATCGTATGGGATGCGGAGTTTAAAAGGGAAAAGATAGGGGAGATGCCTACCGAAATGTTCTTCCACTTCTTTAAATCATTCAGCGACGCCGCTAAATGTAACCTCAATATTTCCTGCAAAGGCGACAATGAGCATCATAAAATAGAAGCCATTTTTAAAGCGTTTGCCAAGGCAATACGTATGGCGGTGAAACGCGATCCTTTGAGCAACCACCTTCCAAGTACCAAAGGTGTATTATAA
- a CDS encoding NPCBM/NEW2 domain-containing protein: MRLKHISFGVIGIFLGFTSAIAQSSSRFLQYAPKPTLGWNSWDIFGTTVTEQQVKEQADAMAKHLLPYGYNYLTVDIQWYEPSSGGHAYNPKAILTMDDYGRLTPGLKKFPSAADGKGFKPLADYVHSKGLKFGIHIMRGIPRQAVEKNTPVMGTNVGAQDIALRRSICPWNPDMYGVDATKPEGKAYYNSIIEMYAGWGVDFIKVDDISRPYNDVQQAEIEAIRSAIDKTGRPIVLSLSPGATPVSAGEHVMNHANMWRITDDLWDTWYSLRAMFERLNAWTPYRGSGHFPDADMLPIGIIDFKRPTNFTQDEQYTLMSLWSIARSPLIFGGDMTQLDTFTKKMLTNREVLSVNQESINNRQVYRNQNLVVWTADVPKSKDKYVALFNAQSVGDNIDFYNADYASPVIAGKGNSHKVEISVKNAKKLVLFVQNGVGLTFTDAAWINPVLHGPKGDLKLTELKWLFGSASWGQARVNCTCDNKPLMIDGKEVEGIGTKAVSDIIYELPEGYDSFSATGVVMQEQGSVVFGALADKGPANIPDKALVSVTLDSIGIKGKVKVQDLWTGKDIGIFQGTFSRELPQHGAGLYKLTPLNK; encoded by the coding sequence ATGCGATTAAAACATATCAGTTTTGGGGTGATAGGAATTTTCCTTGGATTCACGAGCGCGATTGCGCAATCGTCTTCCCGGTTCCTGCAATATGCCCCTAAGCCAACGCTCGGATGGAACAGCTGGGATATCTTCGGCACCACAGTAACCGAACAGCAGGTAAAAGAACAGGCTGACGCCATGGCGAAACATTTACTACCTTATGGATACAACTACCTCACGGTGGATATTCAATGGTATGAGCCATCGTCAGGCGGGCATGCCTATAATCCCAAAGCAATCCTTACGATGGATGATTACGGGCGGTTAACGCCAGGATTGAAAAAATTTCCGTCTGCGGCCGATGGCAAGGGTTTTAAACCACTTGCTGATTATGTTCATTCAAAGGGTTTAAAATTCGGGATCCATATCATGCGCGGCATACCGCGCCAGGCGGTGGAGAAAAACACACCTGTTATGGGCACAAATGTGGGCGCCCAGGATATAGCTTTAAGGCGTTCTATCTGTCCATGGAATCCGGATATGTATGGCGTAGATGCCACCAAACCTGAGGGGAAAGCCTATTACAATTCCATCATTGAAATGTATGCCGGATGGGGCGTAGATTTCATTAAGGTGGATGATATATCACGCCCGTACAACGATGTGCAACAAGCGGAAATAGAAGCTATCCGTTCGGCGATAGATAAAACCGGGCGGCCCATTGTGCTTAGTTTATCTCCGGGAGCAACGCCGGTATCAGCGGGTGAGCATGTAATGAACCATGCGAACATGTGGCGCATTACAGATGATTTATGGGACACATGGTATTCACTGCGCGCCATGTTTGAACGCCTGAATGCGTGGACACCCTATCGGGGTTCAGGACATTTTCCTGATGCAGATATGCTTCCCATAGGCATTATTGATTTCAAACGGCCAACCAATTTTACGCAGGACGAGCAATATACCTTAATGAGCTTATGGTCCATTGCACGCTCTCCGTTGATCTTCGGCGGCGATATGACCCAACTGGATACGTTCACAAAGAAAATGCTTACCAACCGGGAGGTTCTTAGCGTAAACCAGGAAAGTATCAACAATCGCCAGGTATACCGCAATCAAAACCTTGTAGTCTGGACGGCGGACGTACCTAAAAGCAAAGATAAATATGTTGCACTTTTCAACGCACAAAGCGTAGGCGACAATATAGACTTCTATAATGCCGACTACGCCAGTCCTGTGATAGCGGGAAAAGGAAATTCACACAAAGTAGAGATCTCTGTTAAAAATGCAAAGAAGCTCGTGCTTTTTGTGCAAAATGGCGTCGGTTTGACATTTACCGATGCAGCATGGATAAACCCGGTACTTCATGGTCCTAAAGGAGACCTTAAACTAACGGAATTGAAATGGCTCTTTGGTTCCGCAAGCTGGGGGCAAGCACGTGTAAACTGCACCTGCGACAACAAGCCACTAATGATAGACGGCAAAGAAGTTGAAGGCATTGGCACCAAGGCAGTATCCGATATTATCTATGAGCTACCCGAGGGATATGATTCTTTTTCAGCTACCGGCGTTGTTATGCAGGAACAAGGATCAGTTGTATTTGGGGCGCTGGCGGATAAAGGCCCTGCCAATATACCAGACAAAGCCCTCGTGAGCGTAACGTTAGATTCCATTGGCATTAAAGGCAAAGTAAAGGTCCAGGATCTGTGGACGGGCAAAGATATCGGGATATTCCAAGGAACCTTCAGCCGCGAGTTACCCCAACACGGCGCAGGACTATATAAACTAACACCACTTAACAAATAG
- the hisD gene encoding histidinol dehydrogenase, which translates to MDLYINPAQETWKAILQRPVFDASALQEKVAAVLNEVKLNGDQALKKYTALFDGVELNELAVTPDELVNAVQSLPAALKQAIAVAAANIKAFHENQLAGSEVIETMPGIRCWRKSVGIEKVGLYIPGGSAPLFSTILMLGIPANIAGCKEIVLCSPPSKEGTLNPAILYAAQLVGVTRIYKLGGVQAIAAMAYGTETVPQVYKIFGPGNQYVTCAKQLVQQQGLAIDMPAGPSEVCVLADNTANPAFIAADLLSQAEHGADSQVLLVTDKKELVTEVEQELTRQLEQLPRRDIAAKALENSKAIVMPSIEEAIALVNEYAAEHLIIACENEEAIAERISNAGSVFLGNYAPESVGDYASGTNHTLPTNGFARSYSGVSVDSFVKKITYQKLSPEGLQRIAGTVTTMAEAEGLQAHANAVTIRL; encoded by the coding sequence ATGGACTTATATATAAATCCCGCACAGGAAACCTGGAAAGCAATCCTGCAAAGACCGGTATTCGACGCTTCCGCATTACAGGAGAAAGTGGCCGCAGTACTGAATGAGGTAAAGCTGAATGGCGACCAGGCCCTGAAAAAATATACCGCATTGTTCGACGGTGTCGAACTAAATGAACTGGCTGTAACGCCCGACGAACTCGTGAATGCAGTTCAAAGCTTGCCTGCTGCCTTGAAACAGGCAATCGCAGTAGCCGCTGCCAATATCAAAGCCTTTCACGAAAACCAGCTCGCCGGCTCCGAAGTAATCGAAACTATGCCCGGTATCCGCTGCTGGCGCAAAAGTGTGGGCATCGAAAAGGTAGGACTCTATATCCCCGGAGGTTCTGCGCCGCTATTCTCTACCATCCTCATGTTAGGCATCCCGGCCAATATAGCAGGTTGTAAAGAAATAGTCCTGTGTTCTCCTCCCTCGAAAGAGGGTACATTGAATCCCGCTATTCTATATGCAGCCCAGCTTGTAGGTGTTACCCGCATCTACAAATTAGGAGGAGTACAGGCTATTGCAGCTATGGCTTACGGTACCGAAACGGTACCACAGGTCTATAAGATCTTTGGCCCCGGCAACCAGTACGTTACCTGCGCAAAACAACTGGTACAGCAGCAGGGATTGGCAATCGATATGCCCGCAGGTCCCAGTGAAGTATGTGTCCTGGCCGATAACACAGCTAACCCCGCCTTTATCGCAGCCGACCTTTTGTCACAAGCCGAACATGGTGCCGATAGCCAGGTGTTGCTGGTAACAGATAAAAAAGAATTGGTAACGGAAGTAGAACAGGAGCTGACCCGCCAGTTGGAACAGTTGCCACGCCGCGACATCGCCGCCAAAGCATTGGAAAACAGCAAAGCCATAGTAATGCCTTCGATCGAAGAAGCAATTGCCCTGGTTAACGAATACGCTGCTGAACATCTCATCATAGCGTGTGAGAACGAAGAAGCCATAGCAGAACGTATTTCCAATGCAGGTTCCGTATTCCTGGGTAACTATGCCCCGGAAAGCGTGGGCGACTATGCCAGCGGTACCAACCATACCCTGCCTACCAACGGCTTTGCCCGCTCTTATAGCGGCGTAAGTGTAGATAGTTTCGTGAAAAAGATCACGTATCAGAAATTATCTCCCGAAGGTTTACAGCGTATTGCCGGTACCGTTACCACCATGGCCGAAGCCGAAGGCCTCCAGGCCCACGCCAACGCAGTAACCATCCGTTTATAA
- the hisC gene encoding histidinol-phosphate transaminase, with product MFNLDALTRNNIKTLAPYSSARDEFSGEAKVFLDANENSLGSPLMKWYNRYPDPHQVKLKQAIAKVKSAQTNQIFLGNGSDECIDLLYRCFCEPGKDNVIICPPTYGMYEVSANINNVEVRKAPLLDDFQLDLVHLESLADANTKLIWICSPNNPTGNSLNRTDIETVLNNFNGLVVVDEAYINFSRQRSWVGELAEYPNLVVLQTFSKAWGLAGLRLGMSFASDAIIEIMDRVKPPYNINQVTQELALQALEEVGQVNDMIRLIVDMRNALAEVLVQIPGVEKVYESDANFLLVKIREAKKVYEYLLTKGIVVRDRSNVKLCDDCLRITIGTEQENTLLVDALGSLY from the coding sequence ATGTTCAACTTAGATGCGCTTACCCGCAACAACATAAAAACATTGGCGCCTTACTCCTCCGCAAGAGATGAATTCTCCGGCGAAGCAAAGGTATTCCTCGATGCTAATGAAAACAGCCTCGGCTCCCCACTGATGAAATGGTATAATAGATACCCCGATCCACACCAGGTAAAGCTGAAACAGGCCATCGCCAAAGTAAAATCGGCGCAAACAAACCAGATCTTCCTGGGCAATGGTAGCGATGAATGTATCGACCTGCTGTATCGCTGCTTCTGCGAACCCGGTAAAGACAATGTGATCATTTGCCCGCCTACCTACGGCATGTACGAGGTAAGCGCCAATATCAATAACGTCGAAGTCCGTAAAGCGCCGCTGCTCGACGATTTTCAGCTCGACCTGGTTCACCTCGAAAGCCTCGCCGATGCCAATACAAAACTCATCTGGATCTGCTCTCCCAATAATCCAACCGGCAACTCCCTGAATCGCACCGATATTGAAACCGTACTCAATAATTTCAACGGCCTGGTAGTGGTAGATGAAGCCTATATCAACTTCTCCCGCCAGCGCTCCTGGGTTGGGGAACTCGCAGAATATCCTAACCTGGTAGTATTGCAAACCTTCAGCAAAGCCTGGGGGCTTGCGGGCCTGCGCCTGGGCATGAGCTTCGCTTCCGATGCCATCATTGAAATAATGGATAGGGTGAAACCACCCTATAACATCAACCAGGTAACACAGGAACTCGCCTTGCAGGCCCTGGAAGAAGTAGGACAGGTGAACGATATGATCCGCCTGATCGTGGACATGCGCAACGCCCTGGCCGAAGTGCTGGTACAGATTCCCGGAGTGGAAAAAGTATATGAGTCCGATGCCAACTTCCTCCTTGTAAAGATCAGGGAAGCCAAAAAAGTGTATGAATACCTGCTCACCAAAGGTATCGTTGTACGCGACCGCAGCAACGTAAAGCTTTGCGACGACTGCCTCCGTATTACCATCGGTACTGAACAGGAAAACACGTTGCTGGTCGACGCACTCGGAAGTCTTTATTAA
- a CDS encoding GH1 family beta-glucosidase: MLKSSQFGKDFLWGVAIAAQQNEGAYNIDGRGLSIWDAFSRRQGKIKGGHKPYDACDFYYRYKDDLLLTKALGFNVFRFSIAWSRILPDGTGKVNKEGINFYNKVIDECLKLGLKPFVTLYHWDLPYALEKEGGWTSHRMTRWFTRYATVCAEAFGDRVKDWIILNEPMGFTSLGYMLGKHAPGKTGMSNFLPAIHNAVLCQADGGRVIRDLVPKAYIGTTFSCSEVIPHTDRDLDVQAAKRMDILLNRLFIEPALGRGYPKDDFKFLEKLEIYTKAWKFTDRMRFNFDFIGLQNYFPVTIRHNSIMPIIQASEVKAATRKVPHTAMGWEINGESFYRIIKKFWHYGSVKEIIISENGACFKDEVVDGVVNDTARIAYFEEYLKAMHKAKHEGVNIKGYMAWTLMDNFEWSEGYKARFGLIHVDFETQLRTIKNSGYWFRDFLQK, translated from the coding sequence ATGCTGAAATCCAGTCAGTTTGGAAAAGATTTTTTGTGGGGGGTGGCCATCGCAGCACAGCAGAACGAAGGTGCCTATAACATTGACGGCCGTGGATTGTCTATCTGGGATGCTTTCTCGCGCCGCCAGGGCAAGATCAAAGGCGGCCATAAACCATATGACGCCTGCGACTTCTATTATCGCTATAAAGATGACCTCCTGCTCACCAAAGCCCTGGGTTTTAATGTTTTCCGTTTCTCCATTGCCTGGTCACGCATCCTGCCCGATGGCACCGGTAAAGTAAATAAGGAAGGTATCAACTTCTATAACAAAGTCATCGACGAATGCCTCAAGCTGGGATTAAAACCCTTTGTAACCCTTTACCATTGGGATTTGCCCTACGCCCTTGAAAAGGAGGGAGGCTGGACCAGTCACCGCATGACACGCTGGTTTACCCGCTATGCAACAGTTTGTGCCGAAGCTTTTGGCGACAGGGTAAAAGATTGGATCATCCTCAACGAACCCATGGGCTTTACCTCCCTGGGTTATATGCTCGGGAAACACGCGCCGGGTAAAACAGGCATGAGTAACTTCCTGCCGGCAATTCATAATGCCGTCCTTTGCCAGGCCGATGGCGGGAGGGTCATCCGCGACCTGGTTCCCAAAGCATATATCGGCACCACTTTCTCCTGCTCCGAAGTAATACCCCATACCGATAGAGACCTCGATGTACAGGCCGCTAAAAGAATGGATATTCTGCTGAATCGCCTCTTCATAGAACCTGCCCTCGGAAGAGGATATCCGAAAGACGATTTTAAATTCCTCGAAAAACTCGAGATCTATACCAAAGCCTGGAAGTTCACCGATCGCATGCGCTTTAATTTCGACTTCATAGGCCTGCAGAACTATTTCCCGGTAACGATCCGTCATAATTCTATTATGCCCATTATACAGGCTTCGGAAGTAAAAGCCGCCACCAGGAAAGTGCCGCATACGGCAATGGGATGGGAGATCAATGGTGAAAGTTTCTACAGGATCATTAAGAAATTCTGGCACTACGGTTCAGTAAAAGAGATCATCATCTCCGAAAACGGCGCCTGCTTTAAAGATGAAGTGGTTGATGGCGTAGTCAACGATACCGCCCGTATCGCCTATTTCGAAGAATACCTGAAAGCCATGCACAAAGCCAAACACGAAGGCGTCAATATCAAAGGTTATATGGCTTGGACACTAATGGATAACTTTGAATGGTCCGAAGGATACAAAGCACGCTTTGGCTTAATTCATGTCGACTTTGAAACCCAGTTACGTACCATCAAAAACTCTGGTTACTGGTTCCGTGATTTCCTGCAGAAGTAA
- a CDS encoding glycoside hydrolase family 43 protein, giving the protein MKQKLATIIAATLLCGTANSQNPIIQTKFTADPAPMVYKDTVFLYTSHDEDDAPPGQGRFLMRDWLCYTSTDMVNWTDHGPVASLRNFKWADKAITGWGGFDNGAWAPQTIERDGKFYLYCPVQGRGIGVLVADNPRGPFVDPLGHPLIGDKYDSIDPTVFIDDDGQAYLYWGNPNLWYVKLNKDMISLAGPIIKDSSFAKIKDQKDPFHYQEGPWAYKRNGKYYMAYASTCCPEGIGYAMSNSPAGPWEFKGYIMKPNGKSTGNHPGIIDYKGKSYVFGFNFRINFMLTEKHHERRSVCVEEFSYNPDGTIPELPWWREEGIRQIGTLDPYKLTEAETIAWSAGLKTNKDSSTGNVYVTDINNGDYLIIKGADLKKGPASFKARVAPKAGGNIEIRLDSLQGQLLGTCRIDKGFPPQWINVKSKLARQKGVHDIVLVFKGGEGELFDFDWWQMIN; this is encoded by the coding sequence ATGAAACAGAAACTGGCAACAATAATAGCAGCCACCTTACTATGCGGCACAGCCAATAGTCAAAATCCGATTATTCAAACAAAGTTTACTGCCGATCCGGCTCCCATGGTTTATAAAGACACCGTTTTCCTTTATACCAGCCATGATGAAGATGATGCGCCTCCCGGCCAGGGCAGATTCCTGATGCGCGACTGGCTTTGTTACACTTCGACGGATATGGTAAACTGGACGGATCACGGCCCGGTAGCTTCTCTGAGAAATTTTAAATGGGCGGACAAGGCCATTACCGGCTGGGGCGGTTTCGATAATGGTGCATGGGCCCCTCAAACTATTGAACGAGACGGGAAGTTTTATCTATACTGCCCTGTTCAGGGCAGGGGAATTGGCGTGTTAGTGGCAGACAACCCGCGCGGGCCGTTCGTTGATCCGCTGGGGCACCCGCTGATCGGCGATAAATACGATAGCATAGACCCCACCGTATTCATAGACGACGATGGACAAGCTTATTTATACTGGGGTAATCCTAATCTCTGGTATGTAAAACTAAACAAAGACATGATTTCGTTGGCGGGTCCCATTATTAAAGACTCCAGTTTTGCCAAAATAAAAGATCAGAAAGATCCTTTTCATTACCAGGAAGGTCCGTGGGCTTATAAGCGTAACGGGAAGTATTATATGGCTTATGCTTCTACCTGCTGTCCCGAAGGCATAGGCTATGCTATGAGCAACAGTCCCGCTGGTCCATGGGAATTTAAAGGATACATTATGAAGCCAAATGGGAAATCGACAGGTAACCATCCGGGTATTATTGACTACAAAGGGAAGTCATATGTCTTTGGATTTAACTTCCGGATCAACTTCATGCTGACAGAAAAGCACCATGAAAGGCGTTCTGTATGCGTGGAAGAATTTAGTTATAATCCTGATGGCACCATACCGGAACTTCCCTGGTGGCGTGAGGAAGGCATCCGGCAAATTGGTACGCTCGATCCCTACAAACTTACAGAGGCAGAAACCATCGCCTGGTCTGCCGGTCTGAAAACCAATAAAGACAGCAGTACAGGGAATGTATATGTAACAGATATCAATAATGGCGACTATCTTATTATTAAAGGTGCAGACCTTAAAAAGGGGCCTGCCTCATTTAAAGCCAGGGTGGCACCCAAAGCAGGCGGCAACATAGAGATCCGGCTGGATAGTTTACAGGGGCAATTGCTTGGCACCTGCCGGATTGATAAGGGCTTCCCTCCTCAATGGATAAATGTCAAGAGCAAACTCGCCCGTCAAAAGGGCGTACATGATATCGTGCTGGTTTTTAAAGGCGGAGAGGGCGAGCTCTTTGATTTTGACTGGTGGCAAATGATCAACTAA
- a CDS encoding BamA/TamA family outer membrane protein: MFIWFFLFFFCLCGARALCQERDSSTAIGTKDSTEGKKKKKDNIFKKVADFTLGAVTRSAGTDTGQATLNVKVEDPYIPYIGKIIRKIHIKQLGFESPITDTSNRISYVGTKLLNSTHRDTRDWVIRDNLFIKEGDEVSPFRLGDNERFLRSLNFMQDARIVIKEIPGYEDSVDVEVITKDLFTIQFEVNDASPGRFRGKIGDANAFGMGQRITVSTLFETERTPGSGFEFQYMKSNIANTFINGSLTYSDINNNIRDGRQNEHGWRIQFDRPLYSQFAHVSGALSIGNYQSLNNYNQPDSLFYGYRYNIVDGWIGYNLRTGSREYDRQFVGVRYMNIPFSEVPKQIGDKYDERFNSKEALLASYTFFRQNFYKTNYLYGFGLTEDVPYGYNIALTGGWYKQKGLSRPYAGIDANRYIVSKTGHIIQYFLRTGGFIKDGKFEDASMLAGASFFSRLMDVRKVRMRQYFRFSATRQFNRVAIDPLRIDNAFGIRYFSSDSILGNKRFSVHSETFFFLPYKFFGFKFAPFFFGDASLLTPEARDLKKSELYYFIGGGVRTRNENFVFGTIELRGVYYPKTLPYTSQFKIMINSSLNFRYNSTYIKAPGIIQLNNDDNNSIF; this comes from the coding sequence TTGTTTATATGGTTTTTCCTGTTCTTCTTTTGCCTGTGCGGCGCGAGGGCATTATGCCAGGAGCGCGACAGCAGCACTGCTATTGGCACCAAGGACAGCACGGAGGGTAAGAAGAAAAAGAAGGATAATATATTCAAGAAGGTTGCTGATTTTACCCTGGGTGCCGTTACACGCAGTGCCGGTACGGATACCGGGCAGGCCACATTAAATGTAAAGGTTGAGGATCCGTATATTCCTTATATAGGCAAAATAATCCGTAAAATACATATCAAGCAGCTGGGATTTGAAAGCCCTATCACGGACACTTCGAACCGGATCTCTTATGTAGGTACAAAGTTATTGAACAGTACCCACCGTGATACGAGAGACTGGGTGATACGTGACAACCTGTTCATCAAGGAAGGAGACGAGGTTAGTCCCTTCCGGCTGGGTGATAACGAACGATTCCTGCGTTCCTTAAACTTTATGCAGGATGCACGTATTGTAATAAAGGAGATACCAGGCTACGAGGATTCTGTTGACGTGGAAGTTATCACCAAGGACCTGTTTACGATACAATTCGAGGTAAATGATGCCAGCCCGGGGCGCTTCCGCGGCAAGATAGGTGACGCCAACGCGTTTGGGATGGGACAGCGAATTACCGTCAGCACCCTGTTCGAAACGGAGCGTACACCGGGTAGTGGTTTTGAGTTTCAGTATATGAAGAGCAATATTGCGAATACATTCATCAACGGTTCACTCACTTATTCGGACATCAATAATAATATACGTGACGGGCGCCAGAATGAGCATGGATGGCGCATACAGTTCGACCGTCCTCTTTATTCCCAGTTCGCGCATGTTTCGGGAGCATTATCCATAGGCAACTATCAGTCGCTCAACAACTACAATCAGCCAGACAGTTTGTTCTATGGCTACCGGTACAATATTGTAGACGGCTGGATTGGTTATAACCTGCGAACAGGATCGAGAGAATATGACCGCCAGTTTGTAGGTGTCCGTTATATGAATATACCTTTTTCGGAAGTACCTAAACAAATAGGCGATAAATACGATGAGCGTTTTAACAGCAAGGAAGCCCTCCTTGCCTCTTATACTTTTTTCCGGCAGAACTTCTATAAAACCAACTACCTGTATGGCTTTGGTTTAACGGAGGACGTTCCGTACGGCTATAATATTGCTTTGACGGGTGGCTGGTATAAGCAGAAGGGGTTATCGAGGCCTTATGCCGGCATAGATGCCAACCGGTATATTGTTAGTAAAACCGGGCATATCATCCAGTATTTCCTTCGCACGGGCGGTTTTATCAAGGATGGCAAGTTCGAGGATGCCAGCATGCTGGCGGGGGCCAGTTTTTTCAGCAGGCTGATGGATGTACGCAAGGTACGGATGCGGCAGTATTTCCGGTTTAGCGCCACCAGGCAGTTCAACCGTGTAGCTATAGATCCATTACGTATCGACAATGCTTTCGGCATCCGTTATTTCAGCTCCGACTCCATATTGGGTAACAAACGTTTCAGCGTACACTCTGAAACGTTTTTCTTTCTGCCTTATAAATTCTTCGGTTTCAAGTTTGCGCCATTCTTTTTCGGCGATGCCTCGCTGTTGACGCCCGAAGCGCGTGATCTTAAAAAATCGGAGCTATACTATTTTATAGGTGGCGGTGTAAGAACCCGGAACGAGAACTTTGTATTTGGAACGATAGAATTACGCGGGGTTTATTATCCGAAGACACTGCCCTATACCAGCCAATTCAAGATCATGATCAACAGCAGCCTTAATTTCAGGTATAACAGTACCTATATTAAAGCTCCCGGGATCATACAACTGAACAATGACGACAACAATAGTATTTTCTAG
- the hisG gene encoding ATP phosphoribosyltransferase: MSATNTTPERPGIKLKLAIQKSGRLHDDSMRLLKECGIDISNGVNKLKSEATNFPLEVFFLRDDDIPQYVEDAVADIGFVGENVVYEKKKKVDVTEQLGFGKCRLSIAVPKGESYTDATSLRGKRIATSYPVLVQDFLDKNNVQAEIHEISGSVEIAPGIGLANAICDLVSSGSTLFMNGLQEVESILKSQAILIKNQDLGPVQQAILDKLLFRIQSVKKAKNTKYVLLNAPNDKLDEIISLLPGMKSPTVLPLAEQGWSSVHSVLSENEFWDIIERLKAAGAQGILVVPIEKMIL; encoded by the coding sequence ATGAGCGCTACAAACACAACTCCGGAAAGGCCCGGCATCAAACTTAAACTGGCTATTCAGAAATCCGGACGCTTACACGACGACTCTATGCGTCTCCTGAAAGAATGTGGCATCGATATCAGTAATGGAGTCAACAAACTTAAAAGCGAAGCAACCAACTTCCCGCTTGAAGTGTTTTTCCTCCGCGACGACGATATTCCCCAATATGTGGAAGACGCAGTAGCCGATATTGGCTTTGTTGGCGAAAACGTAGTCTATGAAAAGAAGAAGAAGGTAGACGTAACCGAACAGCTTGGTTTCGGTAAATGCCGCCTTTCTATCGCCGTACCCAAAGGAGAATCCTATACCGATGCCACCAGTCTCCGTGGCAAACGCATCGCTACCAGTTACCCCGTCCTCGTTCAGGACTTCCTCGATAAGAATAACGTTCAGGCCGAGATTCACGAGATCTCCGGTAGTGTCGAAATCGCTCCAGGCATTGGCCTCGCCAACGCCATCTGCGACCTGGTGAGCAGTGGATCTACGCTCTTCATGAATGGCCTGCAGGAAGTGGAGTCTATTCTTAAATCACAGGCAATTCTCATCAAAAACCAGGACCTCGGCCCCGTACAACAGGCTATCCTCGATAAGCTGCTGTTCCGCATCCAGTCCGTTAAAAAAGCAAAAAATACAAAATACGTCCTGCTCAACGCGCCCAACGACAAGCTCGACGAGATCATCTCCCTGTTACCAGGTATGAAAAGCCCTACAGTGCTTCCCCTGGCAGAACAAGGATGGAGCAGCGTTCACAGCGTGCTTAGCGAAAACGAATTCTGGGACATCATCGAACGCCTCAAAGCCGCAGGCGCACAAGGCATCCTAGTTGTTCCCATCGAAAAAATGATTCTTTAA